A genomic stretch from Sphingomonas sp. HDW15A includes:
- the maiA gene encoding maleylacetoacetate isomerase, which yields MRRNLDVMEAIVLHDYFRSSASYRVRIALGLKGLAYERREVNLANGDQKSDGYRAVNPQGFVPCLEIDGLKLAQSLSIAVYLDQTRPEPPLMPRDPADGAHVRSLALSIACDIHPLNNLRVLKYLKGPLALTEVQKDEWYRHWVTEGLAALEAMAAPRAGAFLFGDEPTLADVCLVPQLYNARRFSVPIAAFPTLRRADETASAHPAFAAAHPDRIAQEMTTA from the coding sequence GTGCGGCGCAATCTTGACGTCATGGAAGCAATCGTCCTCCACGACTATTTCCGCAGCTCGGCCTCGTACCGGGTACGGATTGCGCTCGGCCTCAAGGGTCTAGCCTATGAACGGCGGGAGGTGAACCTCGCTAATGGCGACCAGAAGAGCGACGGCTATCGCGCGGTCAACCCGCAGGGCTTCGTGCCATGCCTCGAAATCGACGGTTTGAAGCTGGCCCAGAGCCTGTCGATCGCGGTGTACCTCGACCAGACACGGCCTGAGCCGCCGCTGATGCCGCGAGACCCGGCGGACGGCGCGCATGTGCGGAGCCTGGCGCTCAGCATCGCCTGCGACATCCATCCGCTCAATAACCTTCGGGTGCTGAAGTACCTCAAGGGGCCGCTGGCGCTGACGGAGGTGCAGAAGGACGAATGGTATCGCCACTGGGTGACCGAAGGGCTGGCTGCGCTTGAGGCGATGGCCGCGCCTAGGGCGGGCGCGTTCCTGTTCGGCGACGAGCCGACGCTGGCCGACGTCTGCCTCGTGCCCCAGTTGTACAATGCGCGGCGCTTCTCGGTGCCGATCGCCGCCTTCCCGACGTTGAGGCGGGCGGACGAGACGGCGAGCGCCCACCCGGCCTTCGCCGCCGCCCACCCCGACCGCATTGCGCAGGAGATGACGACCGCATGA
- a CDS encoding class II aldolase/adducin family protein: MRDKVSEEEWKIRVDLAAAYRLVAHYGWDDLIFTHLSARIPGPEHHFLLNPYNLMFEEVTASSLVKVDVQGNAVEPTPFITNPAGFVIHSAIHMAREDAQAVMHLHTPAGQAVSAHEDGLLPLTQTAMLVRGDLAFHDYEGVATDLGERERLVADLGTKNGMLLRNHGTLAVGASVGECFVKLYFIERACQAQIMALSAGDKCNTPPQGTPELAAEQGAVGLAIAAKLLAWPALLRKAYRLDPSFAT; encoded by the coding sequence ATGCGGGACAAGGTGAGCGAGGAGGAGTGGAAGATCCGCGTCGATCTCGCCGCCGCCTATCGCCTCGTCGCGCATTACGGCTGGGACGACCTCATCTTCACGCACCTTTCGGCGCGCATTCCGGGGCCGGAGCATCACTTCCTGCTGAATCCGTATAACCTGATGTTCGAGGAAGTGACGGCAAGTTCGCTGGTCAAGGTCGACGTCCAGGGCAATGCGGTTGAGCCGACGCCGTTCATCACCAACCCGGCGGGCTTCGTCATCCATAGCGCGATCCACATGGCGCGCGAGGATGCGCAGGCGGTCATGCACCTTCATACGCCCGCGGGCCAGGCGGTCAGCGCTCACGAGGACGGGCTGCTGCCGCTGACGCAGACGGCGATGCTGGTTCGGGGCGACCTTGCCTTCCACGATTACGAAGGTGTGGCGACCGATCTTGGCGAGCGCGAGCGGCTTGTGGCCGATCTTGGCACCAAGAACGGCATGCTGCTTCGCAATCACGGCACGCTGGCGGTCGGGGCGTCGGTCGGCGAATGCTTCGTGAAGCTCTATTTCATCGAGCGGGCCTGCCAGGCGCAGATCATGGCGCTGAGCGCGGGCGACAAATGCAACACGCCGCCGCAGGGAACGCCGGAGCTGGCCGCCGAGCAAGGCGCGGTCGGGCTAGCGATCGCGGCGAAGCTGCTCGCCTGGCCGGCATTGCTGCGCAAGGCCTATCGCCTCGATCCCAGTTTCGCGACCTGA
- a CDS encoding type 1 glutamine amidotransferase domain-containing protein, translating to MNILMVLTSHDQLGETGKKTGFWLEEFAAPYYVLKDAGHKITLASPKGGHPPLDPKSDEPDAQTEATRRFKQDPEAQARLAATERLSAIDAGAFDGIFYPGGHGPLWDLANDLVSKKLIADMLAAEKPVALVCHAPAVLKDITLSDGQPLVKGRKVTGFTNAEEDAVGLTEVVPFLLEDELKAKGAEFSAGGTFQPYVVTDGLLVTGQNPPSSEPAAKALMKILEDRPATLEATT from the coding sequence ATGAACATCCTGATGGTGCTGACCAGCCACGACCAGCTTGGCGAAACCGGCAAGAAGACCGGTTTCTGGCTGGAGGAATTTGCCGCGCCTTACTACGTCTTGAAGGATGCCGGGCATAAGATCACCCTGGCGAGCCCCAAGGGAGGCCATCCGCCGCTGGACCCCAAGAGCGATGAGCCCGACGCCCAGACCGAGGCGACACGGCGCTTCAAGCAAGATCCTGAGGCGCAGGCCCGGCTGGCCGCGACCGAGCGACTGTCGGCCATCGACGCGGGCGCGTTCGACGGCATTTTCTATCCCGGCGGCCATGGCCCCTTGTGGGATCTCGCCAACGATCTCGTTTCCAAAAAACTGATCGCCGATATGCTGGCCGCCGAAAAGCCGGTGGCGCTCGTCTGCCATGCGCCGGCGGTACTAAAGGACATCACCCTCAGCGATGGTCAGCCGCTCGTCAAAGGCCGCAAGGTCACCGGCTTCACCAATGCCGAGGAAGACGCTGTTGGGCTGACCGAGGTCGTGCCGTTCCTTCTGGAGGACGAACTGAAGGCCAAGGGCGCCGAGTTCAGCGCCGGTGGCACCTTCCAGCCTTATGTCGTCACCGACGGGTTGCTGGTCACCGGACAGAATCCGCCTTCGAGCGAGCCGGCCGCCAAGGCGCTGATGAAGATTCTGGAGGACCGTCCCGCTACGCTGGAAGCGACGACCTGA
- a CDS encoding FAD-dependent oxidoreductase, whose amino-acid sequence MRHFAIVGSGPAGFYTAEALAKAFGERARIDIIDRYPVPYGLIRFGVAPDHQSLKAVSKRYDKVAETEGVRFVGNVAVGSDVLVDELIQLYDAVVLATGAPNDRKLGIPGEDLPGVVGSAAFVGWYNGHPDFADLDPPLDGTHVAVVGNGNVALDCARILAKTAHEFEGSDIVGHALAALEKAATRTITILGRRGPHQIAMTPKELGELGHLEAASPVVDAADFPPLEADESLEPGHRKSIAILREFAATPPGSTKPKRMVFDFFAKPLWIEGDGKAETIIVERTELDPDGRAVGTGETYAVPASLVISAIGYSTPPMPGVPYDERHGHFLNDHGQIADRLYCVGWARRGPTGTIGTNRPDGYEVAEQIAAAMPVGSGAGKPGGAGLDSLLAERVIQSTSFDDWRTIEKAEEAQARPSSPREKFVHADDWMKVLGRTR is encoded by the coding sequence ATGCGTCACTTCGCGATCGTCGGTTCGGGCCCCGCCGGCTTTTACACGGCCGAGGCCCTGGCCAAGGCCTTTGGCGAGCGTGCGCGGATCGACATCATCGACCGCTATCCGGTGCCGTACGGGCTGATCCGCTTCGGCGTGGCCCCCGATCATCAGTCATTGAAAGCCGTTTCGAAGCGTTACGACAAGGTGGCTGAAACCGAAGGCGTACGCTTCGTCGGCAATGTCGCGGTCGGCAGCGACGTCCTCGTTGACGAGCTCATCCAGCTTTACGACGCGGTCGTCCTTGCGACCGGCGCACCGAACGACCGCAAGCTCGGCATCCCGGGCGAGGATCTGCCCGGTGTCGTCGGCTCGGCGGCGTTCGTCGGATGGTACAATGGCCATCCCGATTTCGCCGATCTCGATCCTCCGCTCGACGGGACGCACGTGGCGGTCGTCGGCAACGGCAATGTCGCGCTCGATTGCGCGCGGATCCTTGCCAAGACAGCGCACGAGTTCGAAGGGTCTGACATCGTCGGCCATGCGCTCGCGGCGCTCGAAAAGGCCGCGACCAGGACCATCACCATCCTCGGCCGCCGCGGCCCGCACCAGATCGCCATGACCCCGAAGGAGCTTGGCGAGCTCGGGCATTTGGAAGCGGCCTCTCCGGTCGTGGACGCCGCGGACTTTCCGCCACTCGAGGCGGATGAGTCGCTAGAGCCCGGTCACCGCAAGTCGATCGCCATCCTTCGCGAATTTGCGGCGACCCCGCCCGGCTCCACCAAGCCCAAGCGCATGGTGTTCGATTTCTTCGCCAAGCCGCTCTGGATTGAAGGCGACGGCAAGGCGGAAACGATCATTGTCGAGCGCACCGAGCTCGATCCGGACGGCCGCGCGGTTGGCACCGGCGAAACCTACGCGGTCCCCGCCAGCCTGGTCATTTCCGCGATCGGCTATTCGACGCCGCCCATGCCGGGCGTGCCTTATGACGAGCGCCACGGCCATTTCCTCAACGACCATGGGCAAATCGCCGACCGGCTCTATTGCGTCGGCTGGGCGCGGCGCGGGCCCACCGGCACGATCGGCACCAATCGGCCCGATGGCTATGAGGTCGCCGAACAGATAGCCGCGGCCATGCCGGTGGGTTCCGGGGCCGGGAAGCCGGGCGGCGCTGGTCTCGACTCGTTGCTTGCCGAACGCGTTATCCAGTCGACCAGCTTCGACGACTGGCGCACCATCGAGAAAGCGGAAGAAGCCCAGGCTCGGCCCAGCAGCCCGCGCGAGAAATTCGTGCACGCCGACGATTGGATGAAGGTGCTCGGGCGCACACGCTGA
- a CDS encoding polyhydroxyalkanoic acid system family protein, producing MQRPINVDLPHKLGREEARRRIAANIHKLESHIPGGAEVSSRWEGDTLKLNVGAMGQSVESEIGVDDSVVHCRIQLPGLLSLFASPIEAMLKSKGSDLLLEDKRD from the coding sequence ATGCAACGTCCAATCAATGTCGATCTGCCGCACAAGCTCGGTCGCGAAGAAGCCCGGCGGCGGATCGCCGCCAACATCCACAAGCTCGAAAGCCACATCCCAGGCGGCGCGGAGGTTTCGAGTCGCTGGGAAGGCGACACGTTGAAGCTCAATGTCGGCGCGATGGGCCAGTCGGTCGAAAGCGAGATCGGAGTCGATGACAGCGTCGTCCACTGCCGTATCCAGCTTCCCGGGCTCCTGTCGCTGTTCGCCAGTCCGATCGAGGCGATGCTAAAGAGCAAGGGTAGCGACTTGCTGCTTGAGGACAAGCGCGACTAG
- a CDS encoding D-Ala-D-Ala carboxypeptidase family metallohydrolase, with amino-acid sequence MLRLILLLGAILSVPSWASSATSPAALNYVTQGQDEPGYRRWIAADPARPIRVKAFNDYLVHNGVGGVAPTWQLLRTASDWSRCASQPFEVPPTEHWPNIVHALRFVGAFIEPVVGQIEVVSAYRNPALNACAKGAPTSTHLTGGGIDMVPIQPFQRELLMTTLCRIQLGKGWWNNIGLGFYKGLRFHIDARKTREWGTAGAAGGWGCAAVLEEGALPYVEPPADQSAATVAAPTQ; translated from the coding sequence GTGCTGCGATTGATCCTCCTGCTCGGCGCGATCCTGTCCGTCCCGTCCTGGGCGAGCAGCGCAACCTCGCCGGCCGCACTGAACTACGTCACGCAGGGACAGGACGAGCCGGGATACCGGCGCTGGATCGCCGCCGACCCGGCACGGCCGATCCGGGTCAAGGCCTTCAACGACTACCTGGTTCATAATGGCGTCGGCGGGGTCGCCCCGACCTGGCAATTGCTTCGCACCGCAAGCGACTGGTCGCGTTGCGCCAGCCAGCCCTTCGAAGTCCCGCCGACGGAGCATTGGCCAAATATCGTCCACGCGTTGCGCTTCGTCGGCGCGTTCATCGAGCCGGTCGTCGGCCAGATCGAGGTGGTATCGGCCTATCGCAATCCCGCGCTGAACGCCTGCGCCAAGGGTGCGCCAACCTCGACTCACCTGACCGGCGGCGGGATCGACATGGTTCCGATCCAGCCGTTCCAACGCGAGTTGCTGATGACCACATTGTGCCGGATCCAGCTTGGCAAGGGCTGGTGGAACAACATCGGCCTCGGCTTCTACAAGGGGCTGAGATTCCATATCGACGCGCGCAAGACCCGCGAGTGGGGCACGGCGGGAGCAGCAGGCGGATGGGGATGCGCTGCCGTGCTTGAGGAAGGCGCGCTGCCCTATGTCGAGCCGCCAGCCGATCAGAGCGCCGCGACTGTGGCTGCCCCGACACAATGA